One genomic region from Streptomyces sp. NBC_00457 encodes:
- a CDS encoding acyltransferase family protein, whose translation MTVRPASETAPVPDRKPERTKPRETRLRALDGLRLLAALMVAAYHYGGRGGEVTTAWGGSAKHQFPTLHELFSYGCLGVQIFFVISGFVICMSGWGRPLKSFFASRVSRLMPAYWAAILIVTAVFALPMVTYKALSPSETLVNMTMLQYPLGVDRVLGVCWTLWAEVRFYALFALCVVLPGATRQRVIMFCAGWTLLAAIAKGAKEPFLDIVLMPEYAPFFIGGVGLYLIHRDRKDVYGWGIVAVSWLIGQHTVVESLWRAPSPDAFANRSQLVIVAIVTFGFVAVAAIALGWLNWANWRWLTVAGALTYPFYLVHEHLGWVVIHALHREMYVSSGLTFILTIASMLLLAWLLHRFVEKPLTPRLRTALAKTR comes from the coding sequence ATCACCGTCCGACCCGCGTCCGAGACGGCCCCGGTCCCGGACCGGAAGCCAGAACGGACGAAACCCCGCGAAACCCGACTGCGCGCCCTCGACGGCCTGCGACTGCTCGCCGCCCTGATGGTAGCCGCCTACCACTACGGCGGCCGGGGCGGAGAGGTCACCACCGCCTGGGGCGGCTCGGCCAAGCACCAGTTCCCCACCCTCCACGAACTCTTCTCGTACGGCTGCCTGGGCGTCCAGATCTTCTTCGTCATCAGCGGCTTCGTGATCTGCATGAGCGGCTGGGGCCGGCCCCTGAAGTCGTTCTTCGCCTCCCGCGTCTCCCGGCTGATGCCCGCGTACTGGGCCGCGATCCTGATCGTGACGGCCGTGTTCGCCCTGCCGATGGTCACCTACAAGGCGCTGTCGCCGAGCGAGACCCTGGTCAACATGACGATGCTTCAGTATCCGCTGGGTGTGGACCGGGTGCTCGGCGTCTGCTGGACCCTGTGGGCCGAGGTCCGCTTCTACGCGCTGTTCGCGCTGTGCGTCGTCCTGCCGGGGGCGACCCGGCAGCGGGTGATCATGTTCTGCGCGGGCTGGACGCTGCTGGCGGCGATCGCGAAGGGCGCGAAGGAACCATTCCTCGACATCGTGCTGATGCCCGAGTACGCGCCCTTCTTCATCGGCGGCGTCGGCCTCTACCTCATCCACCGCGACCGCAAGGACGTGTACGGCTGGGGCATCGTGGCGGTGAGCTGGCTGATCGGGCAGCACACCGTGGTGGAGAGCCTGTGGCGCGCGCCCAGCCCGGACGCCTTCGCCAACCGCTCCCAGCTGGTGATCGTGGCCATCGTGACGTTCGGCTTCGTGGCCGTCGCCGCGATCGCGCTGGGCTGGCTGAACTGGGCGAACTGGCGCTGGCTGACCGTGGCCGGAGCCCTGACGTACCCCTTCTACCTGGTCCACGAGCACCTCGGCTGGGTGGTGATACACGCGCTCCACAGGGAGATGTACGTATCGTCGGGGCTGACGTTCATCCTGACGATCGCTTCGATGCTGCTGCTGGCCTGGCTACTGCACCGCTTCGTCGAGAAGCCACTCACACCGCGGTTGCGAACCGCGCTCGCCAAGACGCGCTGA
- a CDS encoding class I SAM-dependent methyltransferase produces MANPQQISADPGELKDVPGWFPPLDQVLFTWFLDRQERLGQPGDLVELGVFMGKSAILLGEHLRGGEKFTVCDLFESDAPDGANRAEHNKSYGSLTRQAFERNYLAFHDVLPKVIQGPSSLISKEVDPGSCRFLHIDASHLYEHVRDDIGAAHELLLPDGIVVLDDFRSEHTPGVSVATWEAVLNRGLRPICLSTQKLYGTWGDPGPVQEELLTMIRERTDVGLSIQEAAGHRLVRTRAKKGMEAPDFPYSRYYKEPEPEPVVAPAPKRRPSLARRIGRELLPPIVTRAARRLRG; encoded by the coding sequence ATGGCAAACCCACAGCAGATCTCCGCGGATCCCGGAGAACTCAAGGACGTCCCTGGCTGGTTCCCCCCACTGGACCAAGTGCTCTTCACCTGGTTCCTGGACCGGCAGGAAAGACTGGGGCAGCCCGGAGACCTGGTGGAACTCGGCGTCTTCATGGGCAAGAGCGCGATCCTGCTGGGTGAGCACCTGCGGGGCGGCGAGAAGTTCACGGTGTGCGACCTGTTCGAGAGCGACGCTCCCGACGGCGCGAACCGGGCCGAGCACAACAAGTCGTACGGTTCCCTCACCCGGCAGGCCTTCGAGCGGAACTACCTCGCCTTCCACGACGTCCTCCCGAAGGTGATCCAGGGCCCCAGCTCCCTGATCTCGAAAGAGGTCGACCCCGGCAGCTGCCGCTTCCTCCACATCGACGCCTCGCACCTGTACGAGCACGTCCGCGACGACATCGGCGCCGCGCACGAGCTGCTGCTGCCGGACGGCATCGTCGTCCTCGACGACTTCCGCTCCGAGCACACCCCGGGCGTCTCGGTCGCCACGTGGGAGGCCGTCCTCAACCGCGGGCTGCGCCCGATCTGCCTCAGCACGCAGAAGCTGTACGGCACGTGGGGGGATCCCGGGCCCGTCCAGGAGGAGCTGCTGACCATGATCCGGGAGCGTACGGATGTCGGGCTGAGCATTCAGGAGGCCGCGGGGCACCGGCTGGTGCGGACTCGGGCGAAGAAGGGGATGGAGGCGCCGGACTTTCCGTACTCCCGCTACTACAAGGAGCCCGAGCCGGAACCGGTGGTTGCCCCCGCGCCGAAGCGCCGGCCCTCGCTTGCGCGGCGCATCGGGCGGGAGCTGTTGCCGCCGATCGTGACGCGGGCGGCGCGTAGGCTCCGCGGGTAG
- a CDS encoding L,D-transpeptidase family protein produces MERSWAGALAGVCVLTGCTVQAAGSEGGQPPPVRIELSRTPAADDKPGSTPSAKPSTPPATPPKVLWKRGDTGRDVRELQARLRQVAWLFDGPTGTYDDLTEQAVKGFQGKRGLPKTGKTDAVTWQRLLDMTREPGHWDLYLMGGQPADAPDTRCMTGRVLCISKTSRTLRWMIDGRTVLTVPVRFGSQYTPTREGVFSVYWKSRHHVSTLYDSPMPYAMFFSGGQAVHYSSDFAATGYAGASHGCVNVRDEAAIARLFAQVRNGDKVVVHW; encoded by the coding sequence ATGGAGAGATCGTGGGCAGGCGCGCTCGCCGGAGTGTGCGTGCTGACCGGGTGCACGGTGCAGGCCGCGGGCTCGGAGGGCGGACAGCCGCCGCCGGTGCGCATAGAGCTCTCCCGGACGCCGGCGGCCGACGACAAACCCGGCTCCACCCCGAGCGCCAAGCCGTCCACGCCGCCCGCCACGCCTCCCAAGGTCCTGTGGAAGCGCGGCGACACCGGGCGGGACGTGCGTGAGCTGCAGGCCCGGCTGCGGCAGGTCGCCTGGCTGTTCGACGGGCCGACGGGGACGTACGACGACCTGACCGAACAGGCCGTCAAGGGGTTCCAGGGCAAGCGCGGGCTGCCGAAGACCGGGAAGACCGACGCCGTCACCTGGCAGCGGCTGCTGGACATGACGCGGGAGCCGGGCCACTGGGACCTGTATCTGATGGGCGGCCAGCCGGCCGACGCGCCCGACACGCGCTGCATGACCGGCCGGGTGCTGTGCATCAGCAAGACGAGCCGGACCCTGCGCTGGATGATCGACGGGCGGACCGTCCTGACGGTGCCGGTGCGGTTCGGCTCGCAGTACACACCCACCCGGGAAGGTGTGTTCAGCGTCTACTGGAAGTCGCGGCACCACGTGTCGACGCTCTATGACTCGCCGATGCCGTACGCGATGTTCTTCAGCGGCGGCCAGGCGGTGCACTACTCGTCGGACTTCGCGGCCACCGGGTACGCCGGTGCCTCGCACGGCTGCGTCAACGTGCGGGACGAGGCGGCGATCGCGCGGCTGTTCGCGCAGGTGAGGAACGGCGACAAGGTCGTCGTCCACTGGTGA
- a CDS encoding TetR/AcrR family transcriptional regulator, whose amino-acid sequence MSTERRAPLDRKRVADTALKLLNEVGLDGLTLRAIARELDVKAPALYWHFKDKQALLDEMATEMYRRMAAGTPLDPGDTWQERLLKSNRGLRTELLRYRDGAKVFSGSRFTALEHAGQMEDNLRLFTATGFTLAHAVRATQTTYLYTLGFVTEEQGVEPLPGERREGFDVAERARLMADYPLSAKAGAELFQDYDQHFEEGLALIIEGIEARYGIG is encoded by the coding sequence GTGAGCACGGAACGCCGAGCACCCCTCGACCGCAAGCGGGTCGCGGACACCGCCCTCAAGCTCCTGAACGAGGTCGGTCTGGACGGCCTGACCCTGCGCGCCATCGCCAGGGAGCTGGACGTCAAGGCGCCCGCCCTGTACTGGCACTTCAAGGACAAACAGGCGCTGCTCGACGAGATGGCGACGGAGATGTACCGCCGGATGGCCGCCGGAACGCCACTCGATCCCGGGGACACCTGGCAGGAGCGGCTGCTGAAGTCCAACCGCGGGCTGCGCACGGAACTGCTCCGCTACCGCGACGGCGCCAAGGTGTTCAGCGGCTCACGCTTCACCGCGTTGGAGCACGCCGGGCAGATGGAGGACAACCTGCGCCTGTTCACGGCCACCGGGTTCACCCTCGCCCACGCGGTCCGCGCGACCCAGACGACGTACCTCTACACCCTCGGCTTCGTCACCGAGGAACAGGGCGTCGAGCCCCTGCCGGGCGAGCGCCGCGAGGGCTTCGACGTAGCAGAACGCGCCCGCCTGATGGCCGACTACCCTCTGTCGGCCAAGGCGGGCGCGGAGCTTTTCCAGGATTACGACCAGCACTTCGAGGAGGGCCTGGCCTTGATCATTGAGGGAATCGAGGCACGCTACGGCATCGGCTGA
- a CDS encoding acyl-CoA mutase large subunit family protein — translation MTRESESGLPIEPVYGPSALDGWDPARQLGEPGSYPFTRGVYPSMYTGRPWTMRQYAGFGTAAESNARYRDLIAHGTTGLSVAFDLPTQMGHDSDAPIAHGEVGKVGVAIDSVDDMRVLFGGIPLDQVSTSMTINAPAALLLLLYQLVAEEQGVSADRLTGTIQNDVLKEYIARGTYIFPPKPSLRLTADIFKYCRAEIPKWNTISISGYHMAEAGASPVQEIAFTLADGIEYVRTAVAAGMDVDDFAPRLSFFFVARTTILEEVAKFRAARRIWARVMRDEFGAKNPKSLMLRFHTQTAGVQLTAQQPEVNLVRVAVQALSAVLGGTQSLHTNSFDEAIALPTDKSARLALRTQQVLAYETDVTATVDPFAGSYVIEKMTDEVEVAAVELMTKVEELGGAVNAIERGFQKGEIERNAYRIAQETDSGERVVVGVNRFRLDEEEPYEPLRVDPAIEAQQVERLAKLRAERDQRAVDSALAALKKAAEGQDNVLYPMKEALRARATVGEVCNALREVWGAYVPSDAF, via the coding sequence ATGACGCGCGAGTCGGAGTCCGGACTGCCCATCGAGCCGGTGTACGGGCCGTCGGCGCTCGACGGCTGGGACCCGGCGCGCCAGCTGGGCGAGCCGGGGTCGTACCCCTTCACCCGGGGCGTGTACCCGTCCATGTACACGGGCCGCCCGTGGACCATGCGCCAGTACGCCGGTTTCGGCACGGCGGCCGAGTCCAACGCCCGCTACCGGGACCTGATCGCACACGGCACGACCGGCCTCTCGGTCGCCTTCGACCTGCCCACCCAGATGGGCCACGACTCCGATGCTCCGATCGCGCACGGCGAGGTCGGCAAGGTCGGCGTGGCGATCGACTCGGTCGACGACATGCGGGTGCTGTTCGGCGGGATCCCGCTGGACCAGGTCTCCACCTCCATGACGATCAACGCGCCCGCGGCACTGCTGCTGCTCCTCTACCAGCTGGTGGCGGAGGAGCAGGGGGTGAGCGCCGACCGGCTCACCGGCACGATCCAGAACGACGTACTGAAGGAGTACATCGCGCGCGGGACGTACATCTTCCCGCCGAAGCCCTCCCTGCGCCTGACCGCGGACATCTTCAAGTACTGCCGCGCCGAGATCCCCAAGTGGAACACCATCTCGATCTCCGGCTACCACATGGCCGAAGCGGGCGCCTCACCCGTGCAGGAGATCGCTTTCACCCTGGCGGACGGTATCGAGTACGTCCGTACGGCCGTAGCGGCCGGCATGGACGTCGACGACTTCGCGCCCCGTCTGTCCTTCTTCTTCGTGGCGCGTACGACGATCCTGGAGGAGGTCGCCAAGTTCCGCGCGGCACGCAGGATCTGGGCGCGGGTGATGCGGGACGAGTTCGGTGCCAAGAACCCCAAGTCGCTGATGCTGCGCTTCCACACGCAGACGGCGGGCGTGCAACTCACCGCCCAGCAGCCCGAGGTGAACCTGGTCCGCGTCGCCGTCCAGGCCCTGTCCGCTGTGCTCGGCGGCACCCAGTCCCTGCACACCAACTCCTTCGACGAGGCGATCGCGCTGCCGACGGACAAGAGCGCGCGCCTGGCCCTGCGGACCCAGCAGGTGCTGGCCTACGAGACGGATGTGACGGCGACGGTGGACCCCTTCGCCGGCTCCTACGTGATCGAGAAGATGACGGACGAGGTCGAGGTTGCGGCCGTCGAACTGATGACGAAGGTCGAGGAGTTGGGCGGCGCCGTCAACGCCATCGAGCGAGGCTTCCAGAAGGGCGAGATCGAGCGCAACGCGTATCGGATCGCCCAGGAGACCGACTCCGGTGAGCGGGTCGTCGTAGGCGTCAACCGCTTCCGCCTCGACGAGGAGGAGCCGTACGAGCCCCTCCGCGTCGACCCGGCCATCGAGGCCCAGCAGGTGGAACGTCTCGCCAAGCTGCGGGCGGAGCGGGACCAGCGGGCGGTGGACTCGGCCCTCGCGGCTCTGAAGAAGGCCGCTGAGGGCCAGGACAACGTCCTGTACCCGATGAAGGAGGCGCTGCGGGCCCGGGCGACGGTGGGGGAGGTGTGCAACGCGCTTCGGGAGGTCTGGGGCGCTTATGTGCCGAGCGACGCGTTCTGA
- a CDS encoding glycosyltransferase family 29 protein: MTRVQNRRARARGGELDDCLRACAVHSGKLVGSIDRRRIELSEQLRKLLVVWGTTPATAAPAPASGATALLKRAVKGSAAVPSGGIAPELLDALLAVANQALKCGYDDELNLALVISDTVLAHRKNSRAGWRLRARLLETLGEETEAREAYERYLGLTDEDGFGVTAKIAGLKVAADRERQLLELLKRQVPDAQAFARGNPTEIWAEGLTAHALGDWAAAEPRMVGALLALADDGAPVADRQDLFSQYLDLRITVDSDVTALTEVLELYAEQRRGRMRGPVADPTIGGVKWISLGEFRNRIAGKSVCLIANSGRVGASSMGAEIDAYDIVVRFNSYKIDPKHTGSRTDIHATIHKHGFNWDKQVDTRLVFGGISGDWKWSLRNRLVPGAQTHLGDESLRWPVRNIGRLSSDQWSGIPTTGFNMLFLLDFLDVSPTLDLIGFDFYESGAYRVQEAMKLAITSVHEYTSEKAWVMERAQSMTDMRISLR, encoded by the coding sequence ATGACGAGGGTCCAGAACAGACGGGCACGTGCGCGTGGGGGGGAGCTGGACGACTGCTTGCGCGCGTGCGCTGTACACAGCGGCAAACTCGTCGGAAGCATCGACCGCCGCCGCATCGAACTCTCCGAGCAGTTGCGGAAGCTTCTGGTGGTGTGGGGAACAACACCCGCCACGGCGGCGCCCGCCCCGGCGTCCGGTGCCACAGCGCTGCTCAAGCGCGCGGTCAAGGGCTCGGCGGCGGTGCCCAGCGGCGGCATCGCCCCTGAACTGCTCGACGCCCTGCTCGCCGTGGCCAACCAGGCGCTCAAGTGCGGCTACGACGACGAGCTCAACCTCGCCCTGGTGATCAGCGACACCGTGCTGGCCCACCGCAAGAACTCCCGCGCCGGCTGGCGGCTGCGTGCCCGCCTCCTTGAGACCCTCGGCGAGGAGACCGAGGCGCGGGAGGCGTACGAGCGCTACCTCGGCCTCACCGACGAGGACGGCTTCGGCGTCACCGCGAAGATCGCCGGCCTGAAGGTCGCCGCCGACCGCGAGCGGCAACTGCTGGAGCTGCTGAAGCGTCAGGTCCCGGACGCCCAGGCGTTCGCCCGCGGCAACCCCACCGAGATCTGGGCCGAGGGCCTCACCGCCCACGCCCTCGGCGACTGGGCCGCGGCCGAGCCCCGCATGGTCGGCGCGCTGCTCGCGCTGGCGGACGACGGCGCCCCCGTCGCCGACCGCCAGGACCTGTTCAGCCAGTACCTGGACCTGCGTATCACCGTCGACAGCGATGTCACCGCGCTCACCGAGGTTCTCGAGCTCTACGCCGAGCAGCGCCGCGGCCGGATGCGCGGCCCGGTCGCCGACCCCACGATCGGCGGGGTGAAGTGGATCAGCCTCGGCGAGTTCCGCAACCGGATCGCCGGCAAGTCCGTCTGCCTGATCGCCAACTCCGGCCGGGTCGGCGCCAGCTCGATGGGCGCCGAGATCGACGCGTACGACATCGTGGTGCGCTTCAACTCGTACAAGATCGACCCTAAGCACACCGGCAGCCGTACCGACATCCACGCCACGATCCACAAGCACGGCTTCAACTGGGACAAGCAGGTCGACACCCGGCTCGTCTTCGGCGGCATCTCCGGCGACTGGAAGTGGTCGCTGCGCAACCGGCTGGTGCCCGGCGCGCAGACCCACCTCGGCGACGAGTCGCTGCGCTGGCCCGTGCGCAACATCGGCCGGCTGTCCAGCGACCAGTGGTCCGGCATCCCGACCACCGGCTTCAACATGCTGTTCCTGCTGGACTTCCTGGACGTCAGCCCCACCCTGGACCTGATCGGCTTCGACTTCTACGAGAGCGGCGCCTACCGCGTTCAGGAAGCGATGAAGCTCGCCATCACGTCCGTCCACGAGTACACCAGCGAGAAGGCATGGGTCATGGAGCGGGCCCAGAGCATGACCGACATGAGGATATCCCTGCGATGA
- a CDS encoding FAD-dependent oxidoreductase, producing the protein MTVSTDVLIVGAGPTGLALGVDLARRGVDALVVERADRLFPGSRGKGMQPRTMEVFDDLGVLDAIRAAGGGYPVGMIWQDGRRMGEHHMFDAAEPTEDAPYTAPWMVPQWRTQQILFARLAELSAPLDAPRSAVDHLQAGGDWSRPRGGAAYVTAPRPSRARSKRSRLGQGRSGGPVEFGREVVSVEQDAVGVIARFASGEQIRARYLVAADGGRSAVRRALGIGMTGETVDPSPMLVADVRITGLDRDNWHIFPPREGEDYLAICPLAGTEDFQLTARFPEGTDPDLSLDGIRKVVAARSHLAPDDVTEVRWASDFRPRAALADRFRDGRVFLAGDAAHVHSPAGGQGLNTSVQDAYNLGWKLGAVLRDGAAETLLDTYEEERRAVAADMLGLSTSVHRGEVRRGAATQQLGLGYRDSTLTRETRDTPGPVRAGDRAPDGTLDRVRLFDAFRGPHWTLVAIGAPTPRVPESVRVVGGARLGTYGTGLFLVRPDGYVGWAGDRAAGLTDYLARVGQAAQNASLGT; encoded by the coding sequence ATGACTGTTTCCACGGACGTACTGATCGTCGGCGCCGGCCCCACCGGACTGGCCCTCGGCGTGGACCTGGCCCGGCGTGGCGTGGACGCCCTGGTGGTGGAGCGCGCGGACCGGCTGTTCCCGGGCTCACGCGGCAAGGGCATGCAGCCGCGCACGATGGAGGTCTTCGACGACCTGGGAGTGCTGGACGCAATCCGGGCGGCCGGCGGCGGCTATCCGGTCGGGATGATCTGGCAGGACGGCCGGCGGATGGGCGAGCACCACATGTTCGACGCGGCCGAGCCGACGGAGGACGCGCCGTACACCGCGCCGTGGATGGTGCCGCAGTGGCGCACCCAGCAGATCCTGTTCGCCCGGCTGGCGGAACTGAGCGCTCCGCTGGATGCGCCAAGATCGGCCGTCGATCATCTGCAGGCCGGTGGGGACTGGTCGCGCCCACGCGGCGGAGCCGCATATGTCACAGCCCCGCGCCCCTCCAGGGCGCGGTCGAAGCGCAGCCGACTCGGCCAAGGCCGCTCAGGCGGGCCGGTCGAGTTCGGCCGTGAGGTCGTGTCCGTTGAGCAGGATGCGGTGGGCGTGATCGCGCGCTTCGCCTCGGGGGAGCAGATCCGGGCCCGTTACCTCGTCGCCGCCGACGGGGGGCGCTCGGCCGTGCGGCGGGCGCTGGGCATCGGCATGACCGGGGAGACGGTGGATCCGAGTCCGATGCTCGTGGCGGACGTACGGATCACGGGCCTCGACCGCGACAACTGGCACATCTTCCCGCCGCGCGAGGGCGAGGACTACCTCGCGATCTGCCCGCTCGCCGGCACCGAGGACTTCCAGCTGACCGCCCGCTTCCCCGAGGGCACCGATCCCGACCTGTCCCTCGACGGCATCCGCAAAGTTGTCGCCGCCCGCTCGCACCTAGCCCCCGACGACGTGACCGAAGTGCGCTGGGCCTCGGACTTCCGCCCGCGGGCGGCCCTCGCGGACCGCTTCCGCGACGGCCGGGTGTTCCTTGCGGGCGACGCGGCGCATGTGCACTCGCCGGCCGGCGGGCAGGGGCTCAACACCAGCGTGCAGGACGCGTACAACCTGGGGTGGAAGCTGGGGGCGGTGCTGCGGGACGGGGCGGCAGAGACGTTGCTCGACACCTACGAGGAGGAGCGGCGGGCCGTCGCCGCGGACATGCTGGGGTTGTCGACGAGCGTGCACCGCGGTGAGGTACGGCGGGGCGCGGCAACCCAGCAACTGGGTCTTGGCTACCGGGACTCGACGCTGACGAGGGAGACCCGTGACACCCCGGGCCCGGTGCGGGCGGGCGACCGCGCACCCGACGGCACGCTGGACCGCGTACGGCTGTTTGACGCATTCCGAGGGCCGCACTGGACGCTTGTGGCCATCGGCGCCCCGACACCCCGGGTTCCGGAGTCGGTGCGGGTCGTCGGCGGGGCGCGGCTGGGGACGTACGGGACCGGGCTGTTTCTCGTACGGCCGGACGGTTACGTCGGCTGGGCCGGTGACCGGGCGGCCGGGCTCACGGACTACCTGGCCCGCGTCGGCCAGGCCGCTCAGAACGCGTCGCTCGGCACATAA